A window of Sulfurimonas gotlandica GD1 contains these coding sequences:
- a CDS encoding HD-GYP domain-containing protein: MKVIQTKIRTVEHFTSLDLNFITIGEVTTFDIFIKKDNNYLIIIEAGTLISESLYDKLKKQLRLYMKKIDKNKTKLTCESLKFYMLHNKDNLEKRISLLYKLNDGLFTNYLEHPYNKIDLICVDLIVKSIVFLIKYDDKFLKNTIPYFINEHCMKNHSLHVAIYAMSLGNGLGLNNKKLLQLGTAGLLHDIGLKKINESLLNKSTTFDISELEEVKKHVTNSVDIIKQNNLHDPDIIDAVLHHHEQYDGNGYPNKLSEVEISVFASILAICDVFDALTSSRPHRKQYTSFEAIKMMLKDESMVNKFNQSYLQKLLKLL, translated from the coding sequence ATGAAAGTAATTCAAACAAAAATCAGAACAGTAGAACACTTCACCTCACTGGATTTAAATTTTATAACTATTGGTGAGGTTACAACATTTGACATTTTTATAAAAAAAGACAACAACTATCTTATAATTATTGAAGCCGGTACATTAATATCCGAAAGCCTATACGACAAACTAAAAAAGCAATTACGCCTATATATGAAAAAAATAGACAAAAACAAAACTAAACTCACATGTGAAAGTCTTAAATTTTATATGCTTCACAACAAAGATAATCTAGAAAAAAGAATATCACTTCTGTATAAGTTAAATGATGGACTTTTTACAAACTATCTTGAACATCCCTATAATAAAATAGATTTAATATGTGTAGATTTGATTGTAAAATCAATTGTATTTTTAATAAAGTATGATGATAAATTTTTAAAAAATACTATCCCGTACTTCATAAATGAACATTGCATGAAGAACCACTCTCTTCATGTAGCCATATATGCTATGAGTCTTGGTAATGGACTTGGACTAAACAATAAAAAGCTTTTACAACTTGGAACTGCTGGACTACTGCATGATATTGGCTTGAAAAAGATTAATGAATCTCTTTTAAATAAGAGTACTACATTTGATATATCTGAACTAGAAGAAGTTAAAAAGCATGTAACAAACAGTGTAGATATCATCAAACAAAATAATCTTCACGATCCAGACATCATAGATGCAGTACTGCATCATCATGAGCAGTATGATGGAAACGGATATCCTAATAAGTTAAGTGAAGTGGAGATAAGTGTCTTTGCTTCTATTTTAGCTATTTGTGATGTTTTTGATGCCCTTACAAGTAGTAGACCTCATAGAAAACAGTACACATCTTTTGAAGCCATAAAAATGATGCTAAAAGATGAGTCAATGGTCAATAAGTTTAACCAAAGCTACCTTCAAAAACTTCTCAAATTACTCTAG
- a CDS encoding DUF4395 domain-containing protein, whose product MSYSCPLNFESVDSYVARFVALMVSILLIAYMMTFNVVILYFLFFDFMMRLYCKKDYSPLFQISRFLKKAFRLKDEFTDGGAKRLAGYFGLFFILTLVASNNLDFYLFSIVVSFIFLSCALLEAFFSYCLGCKIYFLIKKIYPSFMN is encoded by the coding sequence TTGTCTTACTCATGTCCCCTTAATTTTGAAAGCGTTGATAGTTATGTAGCTAGGTTTGTAGCTCTTATGGTCAGTATTTTGCTAATCGCTTATATGATGACTTTTAACGTTGTTATACTATATTTTCTTTTTTTTGATTTTATGATGCGTCTATATTGCAAAAAAGATTATTCACCTCTTTTTCAAATATCAAGATTTCTTAAAAAAGCATTTAGATTAAAAGATGAGTTTACCGATGGTGGAGCTAAGCGCTTGGCCGGGTATTTTGGTCTTTTTTTTATACTGACGTTAGTTGCTAGTAATAACTTAGATTTTTACCTATTTTCAATAGTAGTATCTTTTATTTTTTTGAGTTGTGCTCTGCTAGAAGCTTTCTTTAGCTATTGTCTTGGATGTAAAATCTATTTTTTAATCAAAAAAATCTACCCTAGTTTTATGAACTAG